From a single Pseudomonas triticicola genomic region:
- the gpmI gene encoding 2,3-bisphosphoglycerate-independent phosphoglycerate mutase yields MTTTPKPLVLMILDGFGHSDSPESNAVFAAKKPVLDRLWATVPNGLISGSGMDVGLPDGQMGNSEVGHMNLGAGRVVYQDFTRVTKAIRDGEFFENPTICAAVDKAVAAGKAVHFMGLLSDGGVHSHQDHLIAMAELAFKRGAEKIYLHAFLDGRDTPPKSAASSIELLDATFQALGKGRIASIIGRYFAMDRDNRWDRVAQAYNLIVDGNGEFNAATAQEGLEAAYARGESDEFVKATSIGEPVKVEDGDAVVFMNFRADRARELTRVFVEDDFKEFARARQPKLAGFVMLTQYAASIPAPSAFAAGSLENVLGDYLAKNGKTQLRIAETEKYAHVTFFFSGGREEPFPGEERILIPSPKVATYDLQPEMSAPEVTDRIVDAIENQRYDVIVVNYANGDMVGHSGVFDAAVKAVECLDTCVGRIVEALDKVGGEALITADHGNVEQMADESTGQAHTAHTTEPVPFIYVGKRDLKVREGGVLADVAPTMLMLLGLEKPAEMTGTSILV; encoded by the coding sequence ATGACGACTACGCCCAAACCTTTGGTCCTGATGATTCTCGACGGCTTCGGTCACAGCGACAGCCCCGAATCCAATGCCGTGTTCGCGGCGAAGAAACCTGTGCTGGATCGTCTCTGGGCCACGGTGCCGAACGGCTTGATTTCGGGCAGCGGCATGGACGTCGGCCTGCCGGACGGCCAGATGGGCAACTCGGAAGTCGGCCACATGAACCTCGGCGCCGGGCGCGTGGTATATCAGGACTTCACCCGCGTGACCAAAGCGATCCGCGACGGCGAATTCTTCGAAAACCCGACCATCTGCGCCGCTGTCGATAAAGCCGTGGCCGCCGGCAAAGCCGTGCACTTTATGGGGCTGCTGTCCGATGGCGGCGTGCACAGCCACCAGGATCACCTGATCGCCATGGCCGAACTGGCCTTCAAGCGCGGCGCCGAAAAAATCTACCTGCACGCCTTCCTCGATGGCCGCGACACGCCGCCGAAAAGCGCTGCTTCGTCGATCGAACTGCTCGACGCGACTTTCCAGGCACTCGGCAAGGGCCGCATCGCCAGCATCATCGGCCGCTACTTCGCCATGGACCGTGACAACCGTTGGGATCGCGTCGCCCAGGCCTACAACCTGATCGTCGACGGCAACGGCGAATTCAACGCCGCCACCGCTCAGGAAGGTCTTGAAGCTGCCTACGCCCGTGGCGAAAGCGACGAGTTCGTCAAAGCCACCTCCATCGGCGAGCCGGTAAAAGTCGAGGACGGCGATGCCGTGGTGTTCATGAACTTCCGTGCCGACCGCGCTCGCGAGCTGACCCGCGTGTTCGTCGAAGACGATTTCAAGGAATTCGCGCGCGCCCGCCAGCCAAAACTGGCCGGTTTCGTCATGCTGACCCAGTACGCCGCAAGCATTCCGGCACCGTCGGCCTTCGCCGCCGGCAGCCTGGAAAACGTCCTCGGTGATTACCTGGCGAAAAACGGCAAGACCCAGCTGCGCATCGCTGAAACCGAGAAGTATGCCCATGTGACCTTCTTCTTCTCCGGCGGTCGCGAAGAACCGTTCCCGGGCGAAGAGCGCATCCTGATCCCGTCGCCGAAAGTCGCTACCTATGACCTGCAGCCGGAAATGAGCGCCCCGGAAGTCACTGACCGCATCGTCGACGCCATCGAAAACCAGCGCTACGACGTGATCGTGGTCAACTACGCCAACGGCGACATGGTCGGCCATAGCGGCGTATTCGACGCGGCGGTGAAGGCGGTCGAGTGCCTGGACACCTGCGTCGGTCGCATCGTCGAGGCGCTGGACAAGGTCGGTGGCGAAGCGCTGATCACGGCCGACCACGGCAACGTCGAGCAAATGGCCGACGAATCCACCGGTCAGGCGCATACCGCGCACACCACCGAGCCGGTGCCGTTCATCTACGTCGGCAAACGCGACCTGAAAGTGCGCGAAGGCGGCGTGCTGGCGGACGTGGCACCGACCATGCTGATGCTGCTGGGCCTGGAAAAACCGGCGGAGATGACTGGCACTTCGATCCTCGTATAA
- a CDS encoding murein hydrolase activator EnvC family protein has protein sequence MLRVLIALALTCLLQPAFADERAQTQQQLDATRQDIAELKKLLGKLQEEKSGVQKELKGTETEMGKLQKQVDALQKELQKSESELQRLDAEKKKLQSARTEQQRLIAIQARAAYQNGRQEYLKLLLNQQNPEKFARTLTYYDYLSQARLEQLKNFNETLRQLANVEKDIGLQQAQLLVQKSDLDTQREALEKVRKERQQVLAKLNDDVKARDQKLAAREQDQADLSKVLKTIEETLARQAREAEEARQKALMAQQEAEKKRLREAQADNSDAPRKPARSSPGALVSSSGETFGGPFAATRGKLPWPVDGRLLARFGESRGDDARTKWDGVMISASAGSQVHAVHGGRVVFADWLRGAGLLVILDHGNGFLSLYGHNQTLLKSAGDVVKAGESISTVGNSGGQDTPALYFAIRQQGHPSDPAQWCRAQG, from the coding sequence ATGCTTCGCGTCCTGATCGCCCTTGCTCTGACCTGTCTGCTCCAGCCGGCCTTCGCCGACGAGCGCGCGCAAACCCAACAGCAGTTGGACGCCACGCGTCAGGATATCGCCGAGCTGAAAAAACTCCTGGGCAAGCTGCAGGAAGAAAAGTCCGGCGTACAGAAAGAGCTCAAGGGCACTGAAACCGAGATGGGCAAGCTGCAGAAGCAGGTCGACGCGCTGCAGAAAGAACTGCAGAAAAGCGAATCCGAGCTACAGCGGCTCGATGCAGAGAAAAAAAAACTCCAGAGCGCGCGCACTGAACAGCAGCGACTGATCGCCATTCAGGCCCGAGCGGCGTACCAGAACGGCCGCCAGGAATACCTCAAGCTGCTGCTCAATCAGCAGAACCCCGAGAAGTTCGCCCGCACCCTCACCTATTACGACTACCTGAGCCAGGCCCGCCTGGAGCAGTTGAAGAACTTCAACGAAACCCTGCGCCAACTGGCCAATGTCGAAAAAGACATTGGCCTGCAGCAGGCGCAGTTGCTGGTGCAGAAAAGCGACCTCGACACTCAGCGCGAAGCACTCGAGAAGGTCCGCAAGGAACGCCAGCAGGTTCTCGCCAAGCTAAATGACGACGTGAAAGCCCGCGATCAAAAGCTGGCCGCCCGCGAGCAGGATCAGGCAGACCTGTCTAAAGTCCTTAAAACCATCGAAGAAACCCTGGCGCGCCAGGCTCGTGAGGCAGAAGAAGCGCGGCAGAAAGCGCTGATGGCCCAGCAGGAAGCGGAAAAAAAGCGTTTGCGTGAGGCGCAGGCTGACAACAGCGACGCCCCACGAAAACCCGCCAGATCAAGCCCCGGCGCGCTGGTATCGAGCAGCGGCGAAACCTTTGGCGGGCCTTTTGCTGCAACCCGGGGAAAACTTCCGTGGCCGGTTGATGGTCGATTACTCGCACGCTTCGGTGAAAGCCGTGGCGACGACGCCCGCACCAAGTGGGATGGTGTGATGATCAGCGCCTCCGCCGGCAGCCAGGTGCACGCAGTACACGGTGGGCGCGTGGTATTTGCCGATTGGCTGCGCGGTGCCGGTTTGCTGGTGATTCTCGATCACGGCAACGGTTTTCTCAGTCTTTACGGCCACAACCAGACGCTGCTTAAGTCGGCGGGTGATGTGGTCAAGGCTGGCGAGTCGATTTCCACTGTCGGTAACAGTGGCGGTCAGGACACGCCAGCGCTGTATTTCGCAATTCGTCAGCAGGGTCACCCGAGTGATCCGGCGCAATGGTGTCGTGCGCAAGGATAA